The Capsicum annuum cultivar UCD-10X-F1 chromosome 3, UCD10Xv1.1, whole genome shotgun sequence genomic sequence TTTGTACAGGTTAACATTATAATTTCTCCGATAATTTCATTCCATTAATTAaacattttttataattaataagtatgcataaataattattattaagtAAGCGTATGGTCATGACAACCTAAAAAATTAGAGTTGGAATTGTGTCTGaccatattttttatgaaatttttagattttggaaaagataaaaaaaatgagatgaaaaaacataaaattaattgcaCCTAAAGGTGTGATCTAAGTGGTTCAATGAATGCAATTGAGcatcataaaatctcaaatttaattttcaatagaGACAATTACTAAATAATTTCTTTTCagtatttcatgaaattaatcgaGGTGTGCATAAACAAAATTGATCTAAAGAAGATAGActataaaagaattaaataaaaaaggaaaataaaacaaATGGAGAGAAAAAACTATGAGAGGAGGGAAGAGGGTGAGATGGATAACAAGTGGGGCGcacatttttttaattcaaaaaataatccCTAACATACCGATCATATTGAGCCTCATCATGATAAATTTTTCCCAAGATGAAGTACATGTTGctgatttttatgttttataaatattGCAAAATGAATGAAGAATTCCCAATTAATCTTTGAGCAATACCTAACATTTTGGGCAATTAACTAAGAAAGAATTCTTAGAAggcattttatttttctaacttgtAGCAAGCTGTCTTTGTTTTAATCATATAGAGTGtatttggtatgatggaaaatattttttgaaaaatgttttctaatTTGAAAAggggttaaaaatatttttgaattatttgaaatagataaaaaaaaaattctctatttatttttttgctcaaaaatgtCCCTTTGTTTGTTTTCTGGTTTCAAAAATATTCTTCCgttaattttttggctcaaaaattttTCTCTCTGTGTAATGCCAACAAGCACGCCacatagataaaaaaaatcatttgatcAGTCCACGCCAATATACACGTGAAAATCACTCCATTTAATCCATCTAACCATCaacccattttattttatttaaaaattcaattcaatccaTAATCAAAAAACCTAACCcaaaaggtaaaatttaattccttaattttttttcctcaaatcaTCCCTTTCACCgtctttcatttcattattaacattttcaaaattaCGAGACTTACTTGAGCAATTCTTGATCTCATCAACTTATGGTTGTCCTACATTGTCACTAAACTTCTTctcttaaaattttgattttgtctCCAAATTATCATTGTTCTCACTATAATCAGGTTCCTCATTAGACAAATTCAGATAGGAAATCCAGTAGCAATCCGATCTGAGAATCCAATTGTCTAGCGTCGACCCGATTTTTTGGGTAACAATTTGAGGACCTAATTATTTCCTCATCTTTCGCCTTGGTTGATCCGAAATATCTAAAttcatcacataaaaaataagcaatcaaattttttaatttttttacttgggTTGAATTTTTTTCCATATAGGTGGGGTTGGATATTTTAAATAGACAAAATTAAGTTGATGGTTAGATGAATTAATTGGAGTGATTTTTCACGTGTGTGCGAGTGTTTTAGTTCAAAAATTAACGGAAGGATATTTTTTAGCCCAAAAAGCAAATAGAGTTGTATTTATGACCTAAAAAATAAACGAAGGATATTTTTAATCCATTTCAAATaattcaagggtatttttgatatCATGTTTGAttagtttaaatattttgaaaaaaaaaaattcaaatcaacttgttttcctcaaatttaagaaaaatggcTTTCATTCAAAAAGTAAgtaaaaacatttttcaaaactctctttcaaccttgcactcaaattaaaatattcataCTATTTTCAAAAtcacctacccctacccctacccctacctctACCTCCTACCACcccattaaaaataaatatttaatttttttaagagtatttcaattttttctatCCCGGCCCCCACCCCTACCATTCCCCCTCAAAAaactatttattttgtttaaaaaagagaaaatggtcaaaagtccccctcaacctttaccccaaatttcaactacacacttatattttgcgagggtcctatgacccccctgaactattttaaaatagaattattaCCCCCcgaattattttaaagtggaatatataCCCGTCTAAAAAGCTCATACCCAGATTTTATTTTAAGCAGTGGTCTGCACGCGCTGCCACGTGTCATTCCACGTAATTTCACGTCATATTACCTTTTTTTACTATAAAAGATTGATtacttttccttttctcttttattcttttctcctACTTCTCCTTCCTTCCTCTGTTAGTCCATGGACTAACACACTgaacataaatttaaatttcaaatacaGCATTTGACTAAATGATGTAAGATTACTCCTCAATCAACAATTAATgtccaaaatatatttaatttttacaaaATGGCACCACCTTCTCCTATTAACAGAGAAAGATAAGCAGCTTCAATGGTGCACAACTTTTGGCAATGAAACACCGCTGGACAGTAACGGTGAtggcaaaattaaaaatttcgaCTACTTCATTTTTTTCGATGAATTTTAGCATTCTCAACGTCAATCAATTTTTGAGGAGCTAAGGAATAATTCTAACCCAAAAATTAATTCGAATTTTTCAATCTGAATTGATTCAACATTCTCAAGTCAATATGAAATTGGTTGATTGATTAACATTGAGAATGCTGAAATAAACCCAAAAAAATCTACTTACATATCAGTGAACATCGTTGATTCGATcgagaaaattcaaaattctcaatttgAACTGATTCAACAAGGTTAATCAATCAAAACTAGTTCTATGAAGTCGGAACAAGTCAATTTTGTgtttggagatgaggaagatgataaattaatcttgaatgccATTGATGAATTCtgggatgccattgaagaaggaggagaaggaggagagggagaagaagaaatgccattgatgagttcttgaatgCTATTGATGccattgtttgtgaagaagaaaaattgaagaagaagaaagaaaatgaataaaaaaaataataattaaaattatatatatttatttaaaaaaatattaaaaataaatttttattaaattattttcgttCTCAGTCTCTTTAAACAGAGTGAAACACATtctcttgccatgtcagcgtTTGGGagataataatttcattttaaaacaGTTcaggggtcataggacccccataaagtataagtgtgtagttgagatttgaggTAAAGGTTTGGgggtttttgatcattttctctttagaaaatttaaatttttttcttactccaCTCTCACTCCTACTATATTCCCCCCCCcccaaacaaaaaaacaaaaaacgaaattaaaatatttaattctttttttcccCATATTCCCTCCCCAATCCCcacccccccccccgcccccccccccccccccccgcgccCCCCAAAAAAacaatctaaaatttattttttaaaaaattttaacttCTTTTCTTACCTCACCCTCACTCCCCAACCCCCCAACCCCTACTAGTCCCTCGCCCCCTCCCCTTACCCCTCCCCCCaaccaccaccacctccacacACTTAGCAATAGCAACCCTCCTctaaaggaaaaattattttttttaattattctttaaaaaaaagtttttaaaaccTTTTTCTTACTCCACCTTTTTACCCTATTCGTTCTcattgatttatatatatatatatatatatatatatataaacatttttagaaaaaagattctACTTACACAACGAGCACAAGAATATAAGAGACAACTCATTTtcttagaaaattttttttttcctccatatcAAACACaccataaaaaaaaagtatttttcggcatcaaaaattatttttttaaaaaatattttctattcttttgttaaccactaaaatgtattttctgaaaaatatttattcattcaccaatcaaatattaaaaaatattttttgaaaaatatctttcattcaccaaccaaaataagaaaataagtaaaaaaataacttaCTTTTGAAGAaactaatttctaaaaaaatattttttatgaaaacattttccttcataccaaacacacccatagtCTCTCTTATCTTTGATCTTGAGATCTAGATATTAGCGATTGATTTCACTTTcaagtattattattttgtttgctTTTTTCACTAGCTTCTagctgaaaaaaaaaattaaaaataatcggACCTAACTCAACTCTTACTTATAAATTTTAACTTAATTTGCATCCACACATTCTTTACGACAAACAGTGCGGCGAACAAAATGCCAAATAACAAAAGAATGTAGGCCTCACCTTGTTAACAGGATAGAGAGACCCTGATGAGTTGctctaattcataaaaatattatcgCATTCGTCTtgagttttttaaaaatacaaaaaaggattcaaaatatttttcacctattaaaaatgatgcaaaaatatatttcatctatCTTTTGGCTCTATAATACCCTTCACATCAACCTTTGAGCTCCAAATtgccctttatatatatatatatatataaatctttgggctccaaaatatcttttatttaatatttttaatagtaaataaataaagaaacattTAACTAATGAAGTGGCACATTACTATTGATCcgtattttattaattaaaaaaatttaaaccatAACTCATAATGCCTTGTTTTGAAATTCATGATCTAATACTTTTTATAGGTTGAAATTCCTATGATGAACAACTAAAAACTTGTTGTACACTCATCGAATATGTCATCGTTCTTAGAACAGAATAACGCTCACCACATGATTTTTACAAGCTGAGATTGGTTACAAGAGCTTCAATTTTAGAAATCTTTTGGAGCATATAAAAGAAATAATGCTTTGCCTGGTGAACTACAATGCTATAATGCATGTAAATGAAAAGGGGGTTTAGAAATTAATTATAGTAGAGCATTAGATGATTTTGCCTTAAGCAATTCTAGAATTCTAGATAATTTTCTCTAAAGTGATATCAATGACACTGAATCCAACAACACTCACCTGTTGAAATATGTTGTAAATGCTATTATAACAGAAGTAGCCGTGATATTATTACTTtatgtatcaaagtaattttttatgtaatttgattATAAGGTTCAGTAAATCTCATGTCACCTTCCACGCATAAAATGAAGCATGGTAATTCACCTCTAAAGAAGAGATCAATAAGTAAATTTTAACTTGATTTTGCAAATTTCTAAGGTAGAACGTAACTTATGGTGCAGTCCTTTGAAAGAATATCAAACACAAATATTCGTACATGGAAGAAAGATGCATAATTTGACATGATTTCACAATAAAAAGTACTAAAGCATTAATATATTAGTATTGATCATCAGGTATAAATGAGGTAGGTGTTGTGGGTtagaatttttaaataataaattggaGATCAATGAAAATGTATCACTTCATTAAtgaactattatttatttatttaatattaagaatGTTAAATAAAGGGCATTTTGAATCTCAAAGGTAGACGTAAAGGATATTTTGGAATCCAAAGATAGATGTGAAGAAAATTTTGGAGCCCAAAGATGGATGTGAAGGACAATATGAAGCCAAaaggtgaatgaaaaatatttttatattatttttaataggtaaaagatattttaaacctttttcccttaaaaatatattatttttacggaATTCAACATAAACATTTTTAGAAAGTAGAGCAACATAGAGCCACACTCATCAACACGCAGTCCTCTTTTAATTTGCAAAGTTCATTGAACATATGTGCTTTACAATGTTATATGGGCTCTGTGCTTTTAGTAACGAGTTGTAATCTTTTATTTGGGATATCTTTTACTCAGTTATTTTTACTTGTTACTTCAGGTTTTTTGAAATTTACCttacataaattttaattaatattttaaaatatactttttaaTCATATTAATAGAGAAGAGATTATAATTTATAACATTTctcatataattattaaatatttaaatttaaaatagtaatttactttaattttagaaATTAGCCAAATTAACATCTGTAAAACTGACAGGAAGAAGTCTACTTTAATGTATCTAGTCATGACTCATGTGGGCACATATTTCAGGACATGAAGTTAAACATATGGTGTGACAAGATTTAGAATAATATCTACTTTTTTTATAAGTGCTTGATTAGAAAATATCCACAAGATTCACGAGACAGAAAGGAGCAATTATTCAGAGTCTAACCACTTCTTCTGTCGTTTTCTCGACACCGACGGAGTTAAGAATTTGCACTAAAAGTTTAAATATTAAGAAGAAAACAAGTGAAGAAGCTGAAggaatttaataattattatatatttaaaatataattttaattatatataaataatttaatttataatcaACTCCCTCGACTCTACTTAGCTTTGCTCTTAAGAGATGTATATTCAATTCTACCATTGTATTTACTATTCAAGGTTTCTATAACATGTTAAACTACATTCGTTcaaagataaaatattaaaactgTAACCATTTTCGTCTACCGGAATGATTCATCGTAATATAAGAGCTAAGCTGCTTTGGGTGTATTGGCATTATTAAAGCGGACATTAATAATGTTGGAACAGTAATACGCAAAATCGATGggtgcattattttttttaatccatCCAACCTAACAATCCCTTAGACCAAAATGATTCACTAGGAAGTAGAGTCGAAATCAAAGTTTAAGCCTCACGTGTTTGAGATTCTAGTCcttttatgttattgaattttaaattttaataacttATTTAATATTCATAAATTTCTTAGGACAAATAAAGAGGTTCGAACCAACATTTTTGAGTTCCGCCGAACTTGAAATCTATACTCTGGCTCAAAACCCAGCTAAGAAGGAGATACAGGATTCCGATGCATCAGAAATAACAACAAAAAGCCACATTTATTGGAATCAAGAACCAAAGCTACCTACAGAAGGTAACCAAAACAATTAAAGCAAAGAGGAGAACTAAAGGGAAAATTTTCATTTGTAGGACAATTTCCTCATGAAGAAAATACATGCTAGTTGATGTGATTCTTGTCTGACTCAATCCCATTACCATTTTGCTGTGGGGTGACAGATGTAGTCATCAAATCAAAACCCAACTTTTGCTTTGTGATATCATCAAGAACCTCAATCATTTCCCCTGAAAGATGATTCTTGGAATCACCAACTTTGCCTTTCCTGAAATATGTGTTGTTTGCAATAGTAGGAATAAAAGTTCCAGTGTGTGTACCCTCTTTATTCACCTCCAAATTACTCAGTTTCTCAAAGCTACAAAATTCTGTTATTCTCTCTACAATGCCTTCCCTTTCTTCCTCTATGGAAAAAGGCTGCCCCAAGAACTCTGCTAATCTCTTAGCATTAAAGATTGGATCTTGTTTCATGTCTTCATACTTCAATAAAAGAACCCTCTTTGGAAATTCTAAGCTAGCTTTGTAATAGCCCATTACATGATCCCAAAATGGACCAAATGGGGAACACCCTTTAGTGAATTGGTCAAATGCTTCTTGTAGAGAAATGAAAGGAAGTTCTTTGGGTCTTAATTTCTGCACAAAATACCAGCAAGAAGCTAAAACATCTTTCGGATCTCGAAAAATGTACACTATTTTGCAGTTGGACTCTGGTAATGAATTGAAAGCAAGATGTGAATGCATGAGACAAGTGTTTGGTGTGGGATTTGTTGGGTGCGTAAATGCATAACCCTCTAGCTGTGGAACTAACTCATGTGGATTTGATGTGAGCAAAGGGTGTGTGTTGAAATCCAAGTGTGATCTGTTTGTAATTGCAAAAAGAATGGCCTTCAGCCATGTAGTGCCAGATTTTGGGTAACTGGCTAGTATGACACTGTCTGGTTTTGGCTTAAAGTGTTGCTGCTGAAGTGCTATAAGACCTTGGAGAATTCCTGTGGGATACCAAAAGCCTTTGTATTGGAGTACATGTTCAGTAAGCCAACCTCTTTCTTTTGGATGCTCAGAGAGTGTTATTATATCAGGGGATTCTTGCTGATTGTTGTGGCTTTGTTCTTTGGTGGCACCATTTGTGAGTAAGGGGGAGATTTGGGTAGAAAACAAGCGTGCCATTGAGTTAATAGAGCAAAGGGAGTGGACACTTGCTACATTTATAAAGAGTTGGCCGCTCtaccaaatatacatatattatacgctaatttatatatgatttgcatatatatatatatttcctgCAAAGCTTGGCCACTGCGGTACTTAAGCTTCCATGTAAAACTCGAAGTAATGGAAGTaacaaaaaacatgaaatttCTTGACACTGCTTACCAAAGGAGAAAAACATAACAGTTGCCCTGATGCATCATATCATCAAATATAAATCACTTACATATGTTGCAGTAGTTATAAGTTACAGCAACTAAAATAATTGGATCCGCGTACagaacaacaaaaatatgaagataaAATCTACCTAGAGGTGATCAAAGGAACAAGATTATTAGAAAAATTGATAGAAAAATTTGTTGTATCATTTGTAGAGACAGAGAAAGACTCTCAACCAAAGTGATTCCCCTAAACCCTTTTATCTTAATGCATGCTTGTTGTTCCAGTATATAGTATAAGTTTCCTTTGTCACACTACTAAAACTGATAAGAAGACTAGGAAGAATTCCTTAAATAGCGCAAAATTGTCTATTTCTAACTCTACAATGATGTAAAATACATTCCTAAACTTTAAGAATGGGATCGAGTATGTAACCGCACTTGAAAAGTAGTATAGTGTTTCAATGTGTAGCACAATCCTGAAGGTGTGGGTGCGTCTGATTTACATATCGTTCCCACAAAGGCCTATACCTGTTAATGCACAGCTTAAGCCATGGCTTCATGTTTCCATTGAAGTGAATCACTGCTGCACTCTCTATCAGGCGATTGTCAACATTCACGTCATAACCTAATCCCAACACATGCCACCTCCGATCAAGTGGCTCCGTCATTCCATAAAAAGCTAATAGTCCCGGTGGAAGGGTTCCTAGCTTCCAAATCGTCCTATCAGCATTTTGTTCTATCCAATAATGATATTGGGCAGTAACATTTGCTTTCCTCCAGGCAATCAAATCAAAAACATTCATACCAAATGCCCATCCACAGGCCTGGGGATCAAACTTAGAGCTGATGAGTGGATTGGAAAAGTTGAGATACTTGTAATAACGATGAAAAGCTTCAAGACAAGTTTCTACTGCTCCATTCACATTTCCATGCAAATCCAGCGAAAAGAGAGGCGTCAAATCCTTCTGAACTACAACATCATCATCAAGGAAGACAATCTTTTCCAACTGGGGGTAAATCTCGGGGATGTAAAAGCGAAGGTGAttcaacaaatgtatatattttgGATTCCGGAACTTTGTCTCGACACCTGTATCTTGAGATCCCTCAAAATAATACTTCCTCAAGTCTGTCGCCATTAGCAGCTTTACAGCAGGAGAATAAGACGAATTCAACCAAGTGAAGTTGTCAATATTCTGTACTTCTACTGTAGAACCTTTGAAGTCATTGTTCAGGAACCAAGCCAGCATCGCTCCATAATGTATTGAATCCGTTACGATATGGAAAACTAACTGCTTAGGGTGATCAGCATTGGCCACAGTTGAGTTGATAACAACTGAAACTGCCAAAAGATTATCTGAAAATATGCAGAAGTGATACAGGTTATTGTCCACTAAACGGGGCGAGTTTCTCCTCTCATCAGCAAAATCCTGCAGTGACATTTTTGTAAGCCAATCAGCCATGAGCTTGATTTCTAGGCAGTGCAGGTTCTTTGGCAGAGACTCAGCTGTTAACTGTCCGAACATCATACTTTGAATAGATGCAGCATTGGCACGCTCTTCAAGAGCTTGAATATGTGATTTCATTGTGATCATAGTCGTAGCaatatcataatgggcatcctgtGCCTTAAGGATGAGAGAAGATAGACTTCTTATGTTTGGCTCAGCTTCATCTAGAGAAATGGGCTCATCTCTCATTGCAGCCTTTGAGAGTAAAAGCTGACAGCTTCTTATCTTTGTACTTAGCTCCCACGCAAGATGAAGGTTGTTGTGCTCTTTTGCTATAATGATGTAAGCTTTGGCTAGTGTTGTTTGCTCTGCTAATTGTCTGGCATATGAATTAACACTCAACATATCTTGTGTGAGATTCATACGCTCATGCACAACCTGCTCATTCCTAGATTCTATTTCCTGGAACAACGGAAAAAAATAAGCCAGTTGTGATTATCAAAGTATTTTAGAGTTGAAATAAAATAAGATGGAACTCAGCCAATTTATCCACTGAAAGTTAACTATATCTGTGTAATCAAATATATTGACAAGTACAACCAACCATACAAAAGTATCGGTAAATGAGATCACAATTCTCACTAAGCCAGATCGCTAAAAGAAGGTGTTTGTCAACAATTACACAGTTTACATACTAATCCATAATTGcgattctattttatttatatgatgCAACTTCAAAAAAGaccctaaaaatgtttgagttacTTTTGCATATTGTTAAGTCCTTGCTCTTAAACCATGTAATGTATTAGATGGATATTACTGTGCCTGGAAAGACACTCTGTACAAGACTTAGAAGAACCTGCCAACTCAAACAGATGTCTCACCTACAAGGACTCATGGCACATTCTATGCTTCtgcatttttaaatattaaaataacttaattatttattctttcaaaatttgCTAACAAGTGGACAGTTAACATTTGTCTTCAGAAATTGTCGAAAAGAACTAAAAATAGCAATAGGTGAAAATGGCTAGAAAGAAGTAAGTGGAGTGAAGCGGAAAGATCAATTTAGCATTATCACTTACAAAGCTAGTAAAGGAACATGGGTTATATTTCATAATGACGTATGACAAAGGTAGAGGAAGTAATGATAGACAATCAAATTACTGAATGGAGTTGCCACTTTATTTACTTCCACTGACCCAAAGCAGGTCCTGTTTTCATCCTTAGTCAATTGTGAAATGGTGTTgattcatcaaaaaataatttttaatgcaCTGTATATGCTTCTCGTGGAACCCGTTTACTTTTCTGGATACACATCTTTCCCACGTTTATTCCTCAAAAATGAAAAGCAAAGATATGGTTTCCCTTGCTGAACCTTTTTCCTTTATGAAGTGCACCAAGTGAAAATGGGACTATAATTTAGGTCGAGTAATCTAAACAagacacataaaaaaattattgaattacaAATCTATAGAACTTCTACCATCAATACTTTCGTGTTGGTTTTATAAGATAGACCGTCATAGCAAGCATGtcagccatatatatatatagtctttCCATGTGCCTGTCAAGGTAGAAGTTGATGGCAGTGAAATGCTTGTTCCAGGAAGCAGGTGTTCAGAAAGAGGGATTTTGGCTATGTTGAGAACAGGGACCAATAGCTGGTAGCAATGGGAAATAAGAAGTTGGAGGTGGATTGTTGCCATTCTAGCAGAAGAGAAAAAGGAGTGGTAGAAAATAGGAAGCAGAACTGGGTATAGGTAGATGTAAGGATGAGCTGTATAAAATGCACAGCGGCAATGGTAGTTAAGTGCACAGGACCTGATGCCACCATTTCCTCAAAAGAATTACCACAATCAAAAAGATCAAAGTCACCAGGGACACAAGCACACCGCCAGCCAGAAAGATCAGCGGAGACAACAAGTAAATCATTGACAAACAATATGGAGAAAACAGAACTCCCAGTACCCAACAGGCAGAAGAAAACAATTAGAGTTTGATGTGACACAGTTCTGAGTATTTAAGGGAACTACAGACCGCTGCTCATAACATTGAGTTGATTACCCAAGACAAGATATGTTAAATTTAGCCACTGATACAAAATTCCACAAGCATAGGTTGAACACCTCTAATTACTCCctactcaacaacaacaacaaacacagtgtattcccacctagtggggtctaggggggtaagatgtacgcagtccatacctctacctctgatgaagtagaaaggctgtttccgatagacccccggctcaagacacgagataccatacaaacacatagtaaagcacggaagcagattacataacataaatacggcacccataagtaatataaaacagaggaaagcagaggaaagcacacagattcgtaataaaacatggaacacggaagacggagtcataacaggaataaaacccccaccaagtaattccctacactagcgacccaaactggccctaatcctctgccgaaatttgCGCCCTCCCTACTATGCAtctaaataaaaatgaactacaTCTTCCCTTAAACAATATAGAAGTGATGCACATGTCCATATTCCGGCTTAGTGTTACACATGACATACAAATCAAAGCAAAATGGACTCCACAAAATTTCATAATTAGGAGCTGTAGTTAAGAGAGTCATCTATCACACATAAGCTTTTAAGAGACAAGCATCACTTAGAAGAACCAAAGCATGAAGCAATTGATGTTAATGCATTGAAAACTAAGTGCAGATTTAACATCCTAGAAATCTTCCAACGGGCAATGTCACAAAACTCAACAATTCGTGAAATAAacatacaacaacatatccattgTAGTCCCACCTTTGTgatctagggagggtagagtgaaCACTGACCTCACCCCTATCtcaaaggtagagaggttgtttccaatagaccctcgactcaaggaaaaccaaatcaaaccaatccCGGAAAACAGGTAGTCGATGTGGAAGCAtaacaatgcatgctaaacagCATCTACAACAAAGTAATACTATAATCAAAGTACAAGAAATAACATATAGTAACAAAAATCGAAGGACAAAAGACTAGTAAGAGTAATCGTACTACTATCACATTCTCAGATCAGAAAACTCCCAGGATTTCTACTTTATCAATAAAGCAACCTCATTAAGATTGAACTAGTGTGATTCAAAAAGCAATAAAATTTACAAGAACCGATGAATGATCTGGTTCTGGGATTTGGAAGCTTACCAAAACAGGTTGTTCTACGTGATCCTCATGGTTATGTCGATGATGAACTACAAACAAAACGAATCCGGCAATTGAGAATACTCCAAGAAGCGACCAGATCCAACACGTTAGCTTCCTTCTAACCGGGCGCCGATAATCGGCCGCCCGCCGCCGCATCTTATACCGT encodes the following:
- the LOC107845416 gene encoding flavonol 4'-sulfotransferase, with the protein product MARLFSTQISPLLTNGATKEQSHNNQQESPDIITLSEHPKERGWLTEHVLQYKGFWYPTGILQGLIALQQQHFKPKPDSVILASYPKSGTTWLKAILFAITNRSHLDFNTHPLLTSNPHELVPQLEGYAFTHPTNPTPNTCLMHSHLAFNSLPESNCKIVYIFRDPKDVLASCWYFVQKLRPKELPFISLQEAFDQFTKGCSPFGPFWDHVMGYYKASLEFPKRVLLLKYEDMKQDPIFNAKRLAEFLGQPFSIEEEREGIVERITEFCSFEKLSNLEVNKEGTHTGTFIPTIANNTYFRKGKVGDSKNHLSGEMIEVLDDITKQKLGFDLMTTSVTPQQNGNGIESDKNHIN
- the LOC107845415 gene encoding hexosyltransferase GAUT11, producing the protein MRRRAADYRRPVRRKLTCWIWSLLGVFSIAGFVLFVVHHRHNHEDHVEQPVLEIESRNEQVVHERMNLTQDMLSVNSYARQLAEQTTLAKAYIIIAKEHNNLHLAWELSTKIRSCQLLLSKAAMRDEPISLDEAEPNIRSLSSLILKAQDAHYDIATTMITMKSHIQALEERANAASIQSMMFGQLTAESLPKNLHCLEIKLMADWLTKMSLQDFADERRNSPRLVDNNLYHFCIFSDNLLAVSVVINSTVANADHPKQLVFHIVTDSIHYGAMLAWFLNNDFKGSTVEVQNIDNFTWLNSSYSPAVKLLMATDLRKYYFEGSQDTGVETKFRNPKYIHLLNHLRFYIPEIYPQLEKIVFLDDDVVVQKDLTPLFSLDLHGNVNGAVETCLEAFHRYYKYLNFSNPLISSKFDPQACGWAFGMNVFDLIAWRKANVTAQYHYWIEQNADRTIWKLGTLPPGLLAFYGMTEPLDRRWHVLGLGYDVNVDNRLIESAAVIHFNGNMKPWLKLCINRYRPLWERYVNQTHPHLQDCATH